The window ATTTAAGATATTTTTCCACAATTTTGTTACCCCCTAAAAAAGGAGTATTCACAATTTTTCAACTTTCGGTTAAAATAAATTCAATGAATTCAGAGGCTAATGCTATATGGACTGAATGTTTGCGGGTAGTCGAAAAGCACGTCAATGAGCAGAGTTTTTCAACTTGGTTTAAGCCAATTATCCCTGCGAGAATCGATGGTTCTGTCCTCACTATTCAAGTTCCCAGTCAATTTTTTTACGAATGGTTGGAAGACAACTATGTGGAAGTATTGAAATTAGCCATAAAAACCATATTGGGGGCGAATGGAAAATTAGAATACGCGGTAGTAGTAGACAAGGGCAATTCACAAAACCAGCCTTATATGGTAAGTTACCCTCAAGGGGTGAATAGTCCTGCGAATGCCAAGAAAAAAGAAAATCTCGCCTCTGCTCACAGTCCATTTGACTTGTCCAGTTTGGATGAACAAACAACGCTTCAATCCAACCTAAGTGCCAACTATACTTTTACTTCTTTTATTGAAGGAGATTGTAACCGACTGGCAAGATCTGCCGGATTTGCGGTAGCCAATAAACCGGGAATTACTTCTTTTAATCCATTAATGGTTTATGGGGGAGTAGGACTAGGAAAGACCCATTTGGTACAGGCCATAGGTAATGAAATCAAAAATGGGCCGGATGACAAATTTGTATTGTATGTTTCCTCTGAGAAATTTGTCAACCAATTTATGGATGGCATTAAAGACGGTAATATAAAGTCCTTCACTAATTTTTACATGCAAGTGGATGTATTAATTATTGACGACATTCAATTTTTGGCAGGTAAAGGAAGAACACAGGAAATGTTTTTCCATATATTTAATCACCTTCATCAAAATAAAAAACAAATCATCATGACCTCGGATTGTGCACCGAAGGACTTGATGGGCTTGGAAGATCGTTTATTGTCACGCTTCAAATGGGGGCTGACAGCTGATCTACAAATGCCGGACTTTGAAACCAGAATTGCAATCATAAAGAAAAAAATGCAATCTGAAGGGATAAATATACCTGACAATGTAATAGAGTACCTTGCTTATACGGTAGATACCAATGTAAGGGAATTGGAAGGGGTGATGATTTCTTTAATTGCACATGCTTCACTTAGCCGGCTAGAAATCAGTCTTGAACTGGCAAAGACGATAATGAAAAATATCGTAAAGGACATTGAGACTGAAGTGAGCATAGAGTTTATCCAACAATCTTGTGCCGACTATTATGGCATCAAAGTCGAAGACTTAAAAGCGAAAACAAGGAAAAAAGAAATTGTTATTGCCAGGCAAGTAGCGATGTATTTTAGCAAAGAATTTACCAACCATTCCTTAAAGTCTATTGGGTATCATTTTGGAGGAAGAGACCATAGCACAGTGATTCATGCTGTGCAGGCCATCAATGATCTTATGGAAACGGATCCTTCATTTAGGAATGCCATCCAAGAGCAAAAAAAACAGTTCAAAATTAGATCCTACTAATAAGTTTATTTCTTAATTCCAGTATAAAATTCACTTAGCTATAAAGGGGTATTCTTTAAAACTGCTTCCACCCATTGCTGTTTTTTCATAGACAGCCAAACAAGCTTCTTGAAAACGTTCGGGAAAATAAGGTGAGTTTGGAGACAGTTCTAAACCTTCCAACGCTTTATCAAAAAAGAAAACCTTTGTATTTCCGTATTTAGTATGGGGCATAAAATCTCCATAGGCACGCATATCATCCCACAACTCATCCTGAGTATAAACAGCAAAAATTCGAACTACAGGACCTGTATTGTTTTCGTTTCTAAATACTGCCAATTCAGTATAATTGCCATTAAGATCATTAACCCCAGGTTGATTCAAACTCTGGTAAACAATCACCACCAGTAATACACCAACCATGACAGCAATTAAATAAATTATATTTTTTGTTTTCATTTGTCCCAATAACGAGCTTAAACCATTAATTTAGCCAAAAATAGGAAGAATGACATTCGAATACATCAAAGCTTTACACATTATTTTTATTGTAACCTGGTTTGCAGGCTTATTTTATATTGTAAGGCTTTTTATTTATCAAACAGAGGCATTGGACCGACCTGAAGCTGAAAAAAATATCCTAAAACCTCAACTTGACCTAATGGCAAACCGATTATGGTACATCATCACCTGGCCATCAGCTGTATTAACCCTTATTTTTGGAACTTGGGTATTGCTTCACCGTCCTACCTATTTATCCATGCCATTTATGCACGCTAAACTTACCTTTGTGGCATTATTATACATCTACCATTTTCGATGTCATTATATTTTTAAATCCCTTCAAAATGGGAAGCGAATATGGAATAGTTCAAAACTAAGGCTTTGGAATGAAATAGCTACATTACTTCTTTTTGCCATTGTCTTTTTAATTGTGCTTAAAAGCCTTTTGAACATGCTTTGGGGTATCGCAGGATTGATATTATTAGGGGCAAGTCTGATGTTAGCTACTAAATGGTACAAAAGATTCAGAGAGCGGAACTAATCAATTCTTTAAGATGTCATATTAAATAAAAAATGCTTCGATCTCATTATTTAAATCTTATAATTTTAGGGGTTTTGGCTTTAAGTGCTTGCCAAACAAACAATAATCCTAATTCTTTGCCTGTGCTAGGCAATCGGCATGTAGAAGAAGTAGTCGTGGATGGAGAAACCACAACAGACACTATTTATCATAAAATAGCCGATTTCCGATTTACCAATCAAGATGGGCAACAAATTACCAATGAAGATGTAAAGGGAAAAGTGTATGTGGCAGATTTCTTTTTCACCAGCTGCCCAACCATTTGTCCCATTATGAAAAAGCAAATGCTGAGGGTTTATGAAACTTTTAAAGACAATCCTGACTTTATGATATTAAGTCATACAATAGACCCTGAATACGATACGGTAGCCCTTCTTAAAGACTACTCACTTCGACTAGGTATAGAAGATGCTAGTACATGGAATTTTCTTACAGGAGAACAAGAAAAGATCTTTGAAATTGGACAGACAAGCTACCTTACCACAGCCATGAATGACAAGAATGAACCCGGGGGATTTTTGCACTCAGGAGCTTTTGTTTTAATTGATAGAGAAGGGAGAATCAGAGGTATATATGATGGTACCAAGGAAACGCAGGTCAATGTTCTCATCAAAGATTTACCCAAACTTCTCAACAACAATGAAAACAGCAGTAAGTAGTTTACTATTTTTATTAATCATCGCTTGTAAAGGAGGGGATGACAATAAAAATGAAGGTATTCGTAATATAAAAGACCTTAAAACAAGACAATATGCCATTCAGGGCCAACAACTTTATTTACAATATTGCAGCAACTGTCATCAAGAAGATGGGACAGGATTAAATAGGCTTATCCCTCCACTAAAAAATGCTGATTATATGCTAAATGATGTGAACCGAAGTCTATATATCATCAAGAATGGTATGAAAGGTAGCATTAAAGTTAACGGTGTAGAGTACAATCAACCCATGCCTGAAAACAGCAAGCTTAGCCCAATCGAAATTGCGCAAGTCGCTACCTACATATACAATGTTTGGGGAAATGAGCATGGCTTAATTACTCCCGAAAAAGTAAAAGAAGCACTCAGTGCGACACCGTAATTACAAAAGTTTTTGACTCTTTTCGAGGGCTTGAAGGATGTCTTTTTTCACTTCACCAACTTTTTCCAGTTGTTCTTCAAGGTATGTTTTGGCCTGTTCTTCCGACATGTCCTCTAAATTAGGATCAAACTGGCGCATCCAAACAAACATTTCATCATAAGCATTTCCACAATCTGCTGCTACTGCTTTCAATTCTGTAGCCTTTTCCGCATCTTCCAACTCATCTGATTGTTCAAGATTTTCAGCCATCTCGTTTAATTTCTTTTGAGAGGTCTTCAATTCTCCTATTTTAGGCATCACCTCATCATGAACTTGAATTACCTTTTCTTTCAATAGGTCATTTTGACTTTTCTTTGGGCTACAAGAAAAAACAGAAACACAAAGTAAAAACAACAGTAAAAAAGGCGTATTTCTCATTGGTTGACAGAAATAAAATTGAACAATTTATTTTTTGAGATTTTCAAAGATTATGAAAATATTGATACAAAAAAAGTGAGTCTGATAAATTCTCATAATTCCTTAAAATTTAAGGGTAAGGATTTTTTGAGAAGCCTAAGAAAAGCTAATCAGTCAATAATTCTTGCGTTTTCCAGGATATACATTAATTTTTCGGGATCATTGGCATTCAAAACCAACTCCCCTACCACGCTTACTTTTTTGGAGGTATACTTTATGGGTTCATTTAACATTACTTCCATAACGGTTTCAGGGCCTCCGGTTCCACAAAAAAAACATTCTGCTAAAGGAAGAGCTGACAGAATTATATGTTTTGGTTTAAACATTCCTTCAAATGGTATAATATATCCATCGGCAGTTATTTCCCTACCTTCCAATTCCAAGGTTTTCTCTCCAAAAACCGGCACAAACAATTCCCCAAATTCATCCTCTTCAACCTCGTAACTTACTTTCGACAGGTATTTCCATACATTTTCCTGTTGACCATAAGCGGAAAAGGAAAGCATACCAATAATTAAAACCAAGTACTTCATATTGTTTTATTTACTTACTTAATTGACCTGCAATATCTTCTTTATAAGCATTCCAAGCAGGAATAATTGACGCCAACACACCGACCATCAATGCATAAACTATAACCCACCATTCTTTATCGGTAAATGTTATCGCATTTAAGCCTGCTACCAAACCTTGTTCATTGGTAATAACTATTAATAACAGAAAAAAGTGTCCAAGTATTAATCCTCCAATGGCGCCTAAAAATGTTAAAATTATTCCTTCCGATAGAATCAGAAGAAAGAGTTGACTTTTAGCTGCTCCTATGGCTCTCATTACAGCCAAATCATATTTTCTTTCCTTCATTGAATTGTACAACGCAATAAAAATCCCTAAACCTGCTATAAAAATAATGAGGAGTGCCAAACCTTTCATTACCACCACCCCTATTCCCAGCAATTCAAAAAGTCTGGACATTTCAAAGGTAGGAGAGGCTGCTTGCAAAGTCGTTCTACCATTGATCATTCTGGGTAGCTGAATAGCAGCCATTGGGCTTCTGTAAGCAATCAATACAGTGGTCAACTCTCTGGTTTCGTCTGATTCTGGAAAACCTGTTGCATTTACTTGGTTTTCTAATTTTTCAGAACCAATTTCCTCATCATGAGCATACCACACAGACTCTACACTAGTGACAATTAGTTGATCCAAAACATTATTGGAAGGAGCTAAAATCCCCACTACTTGAAAAGCGTGCTGATCGTGCTGATGGCTGGCTGCCTCTATGCCATGGGCACCGATAAATGTATCACCTACCTTAAAACCCTTTGCTTTCGCTACCTTGCTACCCACGACCACCTCAAACGGTTTTTCCCATTTTTTTCCATCAATAAGTTCCGCTTGGTATATATTTAGGTAATCGTGGTTCGACCCAACAATTCTAAACCCCTCATAGTTATCCCCAAGAGCCATAGGTATGGCATTTTTTATAAGTCTATTTCTGGAAACTTTCTGTGCTTCTTTTAGAGGAATATTTCCAGTTGGGAAATCCACATGATATACAGAGGAAAGCACCAGTTGTAATGGACTACCCTTGGCCCCAATCACCATATCAATTCCCGCAGCATCTCTGTTCACTTTATTCTCAAATTGTTCTTCCACCAATAGCAAAACAGTTATTATAGACAAGCCTAAAGCAAGAAGTAACACATTTAAAATTGTATTTAAAGGCCTATCTATCAGGTATTTCCAACTTAACTTAAATACACTCATACACCGGAGGAATTTAAAGTTATTCGATTAACTATCTGATTTTTAATTCGAGAATCATGAGTGACTATTATTAGTGCAGCCCCAAGTTTTTTGGCCTGGCTTTTAAGCAATTCAACCACCAAATTTGCATTTTCATCATCCAAACTAGCAGTAGGCTCATCTGCCAAAATGACTTTTGGTCCATTAATCAATGCCCTGGCAATCGATACCCTCTGAGCCTCCCCTTCGCTCAAAGTATGTATGCGAGCATGTTGCTTGTTTAGTATTCCAAGTTGATCTAGGTAATATTGAACTTTATCTGCAGAAAGGTTTTTTGAAAAAAAATATGGAAGGGCTACATTCTCTGAAACTGTCAGTGGTTTTAAAAGATGAGGTTTTTGAAAAACAATGCCTATATTCCTCCCCCTAAATTGATCTAAGTCGTTTTCTTTTAATTGGTACAGGGAGGTACCATCAATTATTACCTCACCTTTTTTGGGGGCCAAAAGCCCTCCTAAAATATTTAATAAAGTTGTCTTTCCTGAGCCGGATTTTCCCAAAATCAATAGCTCTTCACCCAATTTCAATTTAATGTTAGGAATTTCAATATTTAGCTGATTCTCATAAGAAAACTGTAGGTCTTCGACAACAATCATAAATGGCTATTTTTTTGCAGGAATTTCTAAAAAGAATTCAGTGCCTTTGTTTACCTTACTTTTAAAATCAATTTTACCACCTATAACTTCAATACATTTTTTCACAATGGAGAGGCCAAGCCCTGACCCCTCTCTGAGGCCTACATTTTTCGCCCTAAAAAATCGATCAAAAAGCTGAGATTGTTCGGCTTCATTGATACCTATACCCTCATCTTTTATTTGTAAGAAAAGGGTATCGTTTTCATGTCTCACTTTGAAATAAACATTCCCTCCATCCTTTGAATACTTTACAGCATTTGATAAAAGGTTTTCTAAAATCTGATACAGTAGATCCATATCAGAGGTGATCATCTTAGGCAGCTTATCGAAGTCTAAGTTAATTTTTACATTATTATCTATTCCGGCCTTTACCATATCTACAACTTCATTGAGAAATGCCGAGGTATAAATCCTTACCGGTTTGTAGTTCATCTTGTCCGCATCTGCTTTTCCAAAAAACAGTACACTAGTCAATAGACTATTTAGGTTTCTAACAGAATTCTCAATTTTATTGGCATGTTTAACCAATTTTGCTTTAAACGGATGATCTTTTTCAGCATAAAGTTTTAACAGTTGTGCAGAACTTAAAATAGATGTCAATGGGGTCTTGAAACCATGTGAAACATTCTGAACAATTCTAGATTTTAATTCACTGAGTTCCCTTTCTTTTTCTAAAGCTTTTTGTAGCTCTTTATTGGCTTCATTGAGGTCAGCAGTACGTTTTTTAACTTTTTCTTCTAATTCATTATTTAAGCTTTGGAGCTCCTTTTCTTTTTTATCCTTAAAAATGGCCAACTCAATCACCATATTTAACTCTCTTATATTGAAAGGCTTGATCACATAAGCACTAGGATTGGTCACAGCTACTTTCTGAAGGGTTTCACTATCAGAGCTAGCTGTAAGGTATACCACAGGGATATTATATTTCTCATTGATAATTTCCGTTGTCTTTATACCATCCAGTTTTCCTGAGAGATTGATATCCATCATGACAATGTCTGCATGATTCTTTTCTAGAATTTCCAAGGCTATCTCACCCGAGTCAGCCATACCAATAATCTGGTGGTGATTCTTTTCAAGTGCTTTTTTTAATAAAAGTGCCGAAACGGTATCGTCTTCGGTTATTAAAATCTTAAGAGAAAACATACTACAAAATTAATTAAAAATGTGCCCCAAAATGGTAATAATTATACCGGTAATAAAATCCTTACTAATGTGCCATTGCCCTTTTCACTTTCTACTTCAATGTTACCATTGAGCTTTTCTACCAAATGCTTTGTAATGGCCAAACCCAATCCTGAACCTTCAAATTTACGGTTAAAACCTTTACTTTCTTGTTCAAATGGATAAAACAATTTATTCAAATATTCTTTACTTATTCCAATTCCTTGATCATGAACTTTAATAATCATGTCATTTTCAACCTTTTCCACTACGACTAGTATCATGCCTTTTTCTGAATACTTAATGGCATTACCTACAATATTATTAATAATAATTTGAAGGTATTTGCGCTCTAAATTGGCATAAAACGGTTTTGTTAGAAATTTTGAAGTGACTAAGATACCTTTTTTTATTCCTATGGATTTATGATTAATCAATATTTTTGAAATAAAATCATTAACATTGGTTTTTTCCATCACAGCACTCAACTCATCTGATTCAAGTGAAGAAAGGTCTAAAAAGTTAGTTATGGTATGCAACAACCTGTCGCCACTTTCCTTAATTATATTTAAATGTTCAATTAATTCCTTGTCATTTGACCTTGTTTGAATAATATATTCCGTGCTTCCAAGTATACCATTCAATGGGGTTCGGATTTCATGACTCATATTGGAAATAATATTGCTTTTAAGATGGCTTATTTCCTCGGCTTTTCCTTTGGCTATTTCCAGGCCCCTTTCATAGGCCTTTTTTTTGGAAACATCCCGGAATACATTTAAATACATCAATTTACCTTCAAATTCTTCATTCATCTTTGAAATTGAAACTTCAATTTCTTTATCCCCTGATGGTAAAGACAATTCAAACTCTTTAATAACTTTATCACTTTTTTTCAGTCCACTAACAATTTCTCCCCTAAGCCTTTCAAAGGTTTTATTGTCTCTAAACAAATATTGTAAGCCATTTTCCTGAAGCTGTGCTTCGCTAACTTCAGCAAGTGAACAAAAGGAAGGGTTTGCCGCTAAAACGGCTCCTCCTTGAATGGAAAGTAACAAGCCATCTTGTGAATTGTCCCATACCACCTTAAACCGGTCTTCCCTTTCTGCAATTTCTATATTTTTTTTGTGCAGTTTGTTCTTTAAAACCCCTTTGTCTTTTGTCTGCCGAACGAAAAAACAAACACCATAGATAATTGCTATCAAAATGGTGAACATAATAAAGAGAAACCAAAAATTGCTATAAAAAGGAATTTCCAAAATCAATTGCCCATCCTCAAGTAGTGTTTGGTCTGTTGGCAAGGCCATAAGTGTCAAACACCAATTTTTATGGTAAGGCATTCTTTTCAAAAAATGCCAACCATAACGGAAGCAATTTATTTTTAATGGAGATCGATTCATTTCAAATTCACAAAAGTTTGACGATTAAAAAGTCTTGCCCCAAAGAAGCAAAATCCACCATACATCTTTTCCAGATGACTATTCAGAAATATAAAATCAATCCAACACTTTATAATTTCCACAAGTTTGCGCCCGGCAATTACCAAAGAAAAATAGGTATTTATCAATTTTAAACAAAAATTCAAATTATTTCTTAACAAAAAAAGAGACAAATCAATTTTCAATAAGGTTAAAACGTTATTATTAACAAAGCCCTTCCAAAAATAAAAAGACTCTAAAAGTAAAAAGAGGTAATTTGGCAATATTAAATTCATAGGGTCAATTATCTTCCCTAAAAATATAAAAAGTTATTCATAGTTTAAATTAAATTGATATTGTTTGCAATTTCTTTTTGTGATCACTCTTTATCTCCTATTTTTGTAGCAAAATAATTAAAAGTAGACTTATGAGCGTATTGGTAAATAAAAATTCCAAAGTAATTGTACAGGGGTTCACAGGAACTGAAGGTTCTTTTCACGCCCAACAGATGATAGAATATGGTACCAACGTTGTAGGAGGTGTAACTCCTGGTAAAGGTGGCAGTACCCATTTAGGTAAGCCTGTGTTCAACACGGTGGAAGATGCTGTAAAAACAAAGGGAGCAGATACAACTATAATTTTTGTTCCTCCTGCTTTTGCAGCAGATGCAATTATGGAGGCTGCAGATGCAGGAATCAAAGTGATCATCGCCATTACTGAAGGAATTCCTGTTAAGGACATGATGAAAGCCAAGCCGTATGTTAAGAAAAAAGGTGCTATTTTGATAGGTCCTAACTGTCCGGGTGTAATCACCCCAGGTGAAGCTAAAGTAGGAATTATGCCGGGCTTTGTATTCAAACAAGGAAGAGTAGGTGTAGTATCCAAATCTGGAACCCTTACTTATGAAGCAGCTGACCAAATAACAAAAGCAGGATTAGGTGTTTCTACCGCCATTGGTATTGGTGGAGACCCGATCATCGGTACATCTACTAAAGAGGCTGTTCAATTGCTAATGGAAGATCCTGAAACTGATGCCATCGTTATGATTGGTGAAATTGGTGGAAATTACGAAGCAGAAGCTGCCCAATGGATCAAAGAAAATGGCAACAAAAAACCTGTTGTAGGCTTTATAGCCGGCCAAACTGCACCTCCAGGTAGAAGAATGGGACATGCAGGAGCAATTATAGGTGGAAAAGATGATACTGCGATTGCTAAAATGCGTATTATGAAAGAAAATGGAATTTTTGTTGCAGAATCACCTGCTGAAATTGGTGAAGTAATGGCAAAAGCACTAGGTGTAGATGCCTAATTCTAATTTGCTATTGCAATAAATTATATCCAAACGAATAAAAAAGGAGATCAATAGATCTCCTTTTTTGTTTTATCAATTCACCATGGTGTTAGAAATTCTCTATTCAACTTAAAATATGCAACAGACAAACTATCTGCCCATATAAACCACTTGAAAAAATACCGATTTCTATTCTTTTTTTACACTACCTGTTAGCACAATTGTTCACCATAGCGATACCGGGACTCCACCCAAACAGCCTATGATTTTATTAGGATACATCACTCCTTGAGAAAGCTCAGGAAAGGCATTACCCTATTTTATAATCAGAATTCAACTTGTAGAACTAATTTTTAATGAAATAAAAGGCTTAATTCTTTTTAGGTTAAATATTTCTCAAATACACTTGCCTTTACAACTATTATGAATTGATTTTTGAACAATCCTTTTTTTACTAAGAAATTGATAGGTCTAATTCATTTTTATTACACTTCACCACACCATCCATCAAAATAGTATTGGAAATATTCAATTATTTACATTAAATTTAATGCATAACCTGATAACAAATCCAAATAAAACCTATGCCATTGATCAAAACTTATATTTTGATGGTTTTAGCTTCTCTTTATATTTTTGTGGCTGAAGCACAGGAAACTTTAGATTACCAATCTGATATCATTCCGGTATTGGATAAGCACTGCTACTCTTGTCATAACACAGGAAACCCCAAAGGAGGGGTAAATCTAAAGAGATATGAAGAGGAAGGCCGGATAGTCAAAGATGGGCAATTTTGGCTAAAAGTGGTAGACCAGATCAAGTCGAAAGAAATGCCACCCTCCAATAAGCCTGAATTAAATGAGAAAGATTACCATGTTCTTCTCGACGGCATCAATGGCATACTTATAAAGTCTCTGGAAAAAAGAACCCCCGGAAAAGTTATCATCAGGAGATTAAGTCATAGAGAATATCATTATACCATCTTGGATTTAACAGGGGTCAATTTTGATGCGGTAAACAGGTTTCCTGCAGACGGATCTGGAGGGGGTGGATTCGACAATCAAGGAGGCTCCTTGTTTTTCACTCCACTCAAGATGGAAAGGTATTATGATGCAGCTGAGGAAATTGT of the Cyclobacterium marinum DSM 745 genome contains:
- a CDS encoding CopD family protein — translated: MTFEYIKALHIIFIVTWFAGLFYIVRLFIYQTEALDRPEAEKNILKPQLDLMANRLWYIITWPSAVLTLIFGTWVLLHRPTYLSMPFMHAKLTFVALLYIYHFRCHYIFKSLQNGKRIWNSSKLRLWNEIATLLLFAIVFLIVLKSLLNMLWGIAGLILLGASLMLATKWYKRFRERN
- the dnaA gene encoding chromosomal replication initiator protein DnaA, translating into MNSEANAIWTECLRVVEKHVNEQSFSTWFKPIIPARIDGSVLTIQVPSQFFYEWLEDNYVEVLKLAIKTILGANGKLEYAVVVDKGNSQNQPYMVSYPQGVNSPANAKKKENLASAHSPFDLSSLDEQTTLQSNLSANYTFTSFIEGDCNRLARSAGFAVANKPGITSFNPLMVYGGVGLGKTHLVQAIGNEIKNGPDDKFVLYVSSEKFVNQFMDGIKDGNIKSFTNFYMQVDVLIIDDIQFLAGKGRTQEMFFHIFNHLHQNKKQIIMTSDCAPKDLMGLEDRLLSRFKWGLTADLQMPDFETRIAIIKKKMQSEGINIPDNVIEYLAYTVDTNVRELEGVMISLIAHASLSRLEISLELAKTIMKNIVKDIETEVSIEFIQQSCADYYGIKVEDLKAKTRKKEIVIARQVAMYFSKEFTNHSLKSIGYHFGGRDHSTVIHAVQAINDLMETDPSFRNAIQEQKKQFKIRSY
- a CDS encoding PAS domain-containing sensor histidine kinase; the protein is MPYHKNWCLTLMALPTDQTLLEDGQLILEIPFYSNFWFLFIMFTILIAIIYGVCFFVRQTKDKGVLKNKLHKKNIEIAEREDRFKVVWDNSQDGLLLSIQGGAVLAANPSFCSLAEVSEAQLQENGLQYLFRDNKTFERLRGEIVSGLKKSDKVIKEFELSLPSGDKEIEVSISKMNEEFEGKLMYLNVFRDVSKKKAYERGLEIAKGKAEEISHLKSNIISNMSHEIRTPLNGILGSTEYIIQTRSNDKELIEHLNIIKESGDRLLHTITNFLDLSSLESDELSAVMEKTNVNDFISKILINHKSIGIKKGILVTSKFLTKPFYANLERKYLQIIINNIVGNAIKYSEKGMILVVVEKVENDMIIKVHDQGIGISKEYLNKLFYPFEQESKGFNRKFEGSGLGLAITKHLVEKLNGNIEVESEKGNGTLVRILLPV
- a CDS encoding ABC transporter permease, translated to MSVFKLSWKYLIDRPLNTILNVLLLALGLSIITVLLLVEEQFENKVNRDAAGIDMVIGAKGSPLQLVLSSVYHVDFPTGNIPLKEAQKVSRNRLIKNAIPMALGDNYEGFRIVGSNHDYLNIYQAELIDGKKWEKPFEVVVGSKVAKAKGFKVGDTFIGAHGIEAASHQHDQHAFQVVGILAPSNNVLDQLIVTSVESVWYAHDEEIGSEKLENQVNATGFPESDETRELTTVLIAYRSPMAAIQLPRMINGRTTLQAASPTFEMSRLFELLGIGVVVMKGLALLIIFIAGLGIFIALYNSMKERKYDLAVMRAIGAAKSQLFLLILSEGIILTFLGAIGGLILGHFFLLLIVITNEQGLVAGLNAITFTDKEWWVIVYALMVGVLASIIPAWNAYKEDIAGQLSK
- a CDS encoding ABC transporter ATP-binding protein; amino-acid sequence: MIVVEDLQFSYENQLNIEIPNIKLKLGEELLILGKSGSGKTTLLNILGGLLAPKKGEVIIDGTSLYQLKENDLDQFRGRNIGIVFQKPHLLKPLTVSENVALPYFFSKNLSADKVQYYLDQLGILNKQHARIHTLSEGEAQRVSIARALINGPKVILADEPTASLDDENANLVVELLKSQAKKLGAALIIVTHDSRIKNQIVNRITLNSSGV
- a CDS encoding c-type cytochrome: MKTAVSSLLFLLIIACKGGDDNKNEGIRNIKDLKTRQYAIQGQQLYLQYCSNCHQEDGTGLNRLIPPLKNADYMLNDVNRSLYIIKNGMKGSIKVNGVEYNQPMPENSKLSPIEIAQVATYIYNVWGNEHGLITPEKVKEALSATP
- a CDS encoding hybrid sensor histidine kinase/response regulator is translated as MFSLKILITEDDTVSALLLKKALEKNHHQIIGMADSGEIALEILEKNHADIVMMDINLSGKLDGIKTTEIINEKYNIPVVYLTASSDSETLQKVAVTNPSAYVIKPFNIRELNMVIELAIFKDKKEKELQSLNNELEEKVKKRTADLNEANKELQKALEKERELSELKSRIVQNVSHGFKTPLTSILSSAQLLKLYAEKDHPFKAKLVKHANKIENSVRNLNSLLTSVLFFGKADADKMNYKPVRIYTSAFLNEVVDMVKAGIDNNVKINLDFDKLPKMITSDMDLLYQILENLLSNAVKYSKDGGNVYFKVRHENDTLFLQIKDEGIGINEAEQSQLFDRFFRAKNVGLREGSGLGLSIVKKCIEVIGGKIDFKSKVNKGTEFFLEIPAKK
- a CDS encoding SCO family protein — its product is MLRSHYLNLIILGVLALSACQTNNNPNSLPVLGNRHVEEVVVDGETTTDTIYHKIADFRFTNQDGQQITNEDVKGKVYVADFFFTSCPTICPIMKKQMLRVYETFKDNPDFMILSHTIDPEYDTVALLKDYSLRLGIEDASTWNFLTGEQEKIFEIGQTSYLTTAMNDKNEPGGFLHSGAFVLIDREGRIRGIYDGTKETQVNVLIKDLPKLLNNNENSSK
- the sucD gene encoding succinate--CoA ligase subunit alpha; translated protein: MSVLVNKNSKVIVQGFTGTEGSFHAQQMIEYGTNVVGGVTPGKGGSTHLGKPVFNTVEDAVKTKGADTTIIFVPPAFAADAIMEAADAGIKVIIAITEGIPVKDMMKAKPYVKKKGAILIGPNCPGVITPGEAKVGIMPGFVFKQGRVGVVSKSGTLTYEAADQITKAGLGVSTAIGIGGDPIIGTSTKEAVQLLMEDPETDAIVMIGEIGGNYEAEAAQWIKENGNKKPVVGFIAGQTAPPGRRMGHAGAIIGGKDDTAIAKMRIMKENGIFVAESPAEIGEVMAKALGVDA